Genomic window (Capsicum annuum cultivar UCD-10X-F1 chromosome 10, UCD10Xv1.1, whole genome shotgun sequence):
GACccttcacttttgatgccgcaccCGTGTTGGATTCATCAAAAATATGCTAATTTTGGTGAATCCTACacgcacccattgacatttttaacgagtccgagcaacatagagaATTACCATGTCTAATCTAGTTCTAGCCAATCTGATGAATAAGAAGATGTTGACATGAGCTTTTTCTATATAGAAAAAATCAATGATGAAGGAAAAATGGAGTCAAATGGTACCCTTTTTTTTGCTTGGaggaaaaaaatcatcattgttCAGATGTTCTATTGGACGGCTCATATCCATCTTCTGATTCATCAGGTTGGCTAGAACTTGATGATACCCGGTAATTCTCATCTTTGTGGTCATCATTATCGTCATTACTTGAAGAGTTCAAATTTAGTTCATTCTTCCTAATAATCACCACCTGGAGTTCAAATTTAGTTCTTTGATAATTCTAAAATGTCTTGCATTGCACAAGCTTTTGAGTGATGACGAGGAGTCTATATCTTCTGAGTCATTAGATTTCGAAACTTCAAGTAATGAGTATAGTGATGGCCTAAGGACAAGAATTACCTAAGTTGCGCGGACGACCCTTCATTTTTGATGCCGTACCCGTGTTGGATTCATCAAGAATACGCTACTTTTGGTGAATCCTACACGCTTCCATTGACATTTTTaacgagtccgagcaacatagagaATTACCATGTCTCATCTAGTTTTAGCCAATCTGTTGAATAAGAAGATGACGTGAACTTTTCTGTATAGAAAAAACCAACGATGAAGGAAAAAAGGAGTCAAATGGtacccttttttcctttttttgcttggacgaaaaaaatcatcattgttTATAAGACAACTCACAtccatcatcttctgattcatcaGGTTGGCTAGAGCTTGATGATACCCGGTAATTCTAGTCTTTGTGGTCATCATTATCGTCATTACTTGAAGAGTTCAAATTTTGTTCATTCTTCCTCATAATCACCTGGAGTTCAAATTTAGTTCTTTGATAATTCTAAAATTTCTTGCATTGTGCAAGCTTTTGTCTCCTAACAATGAGCTTCTTTGATTTCAGGTGCAAAATCTCATTGAAAGATGTCTACAGCTTTACATGAACCAGAAGGAAGTTGTTAGCACCCTCTTGCAGCAGGCAAAGATTGAGCCTGATTTCACTGAACTTGGTGAgtccattattttttagtttgttcCTAATATTTTGCTAATATTATGCTTTTGGCTTTTCGAGATAAACATATTTATCTCCACTGTCAAGTTTCATAAAAATTACTTAATTTGGAAGACAATGACACTGGGGTAGTAAAATATAAAAAACGACTTGTTATGAGAATTATTATGATGGAGTTAAAACTCATTATGTGGTCATCCAAGTAATGGATATAACCTGGCAAAtgcaattttgtttttttatgacaagaaaatatttcaactattacTGTATCTCTTATAAAATCATCCTAGCCTTTGGAGCACTAAAATCCTAGCCTTTAATGACGAACCCTATTAAATGAACTCACCGAAGACTCAAAATCTGACCCAACAAGAACAGGTCTGGTATAAAAGAAATGAAACCCACCAAAATGGAGTAGTTTTTAAATGAAGATAAATTACACATTTTGAGAtgttaagaaaataaattgtCTTAATCATACAGTGTTTAGATAAAGATACAGGATCTTAATAATCATGTCTATATTTATATTCTGACGTCTTGTTCATGCAAAAACAAATAGGGTATAAGACGCCTTATTCTTCCAATTAAAGAATAAATCGAATAAAAATCCAACCTCGTCTTGTAACCTTCTCAACTGTTATCACctaataattatattatacaaTATATACTAGTAAAGAATTAATTAGTAAAGTATGAACCATATGTTGATTAATTTAAACAAATGCTTCATACCATTTATATCAGTTGACATTGGCCGCaaacataaatataaagaaaagaaaactagTCTCCGTTCTGTAAACAAATGCTTCATACCATTTATATCAGTTGACATTGGCCCCaaacataaatataaagaaaagaaaactagCCTCCGTTCTGTCATTTTATACTTCAGGTATGTCAGACAATCAGTAGCCAAATGATTATTGAGACAAATGTAGCATAATGAGTTCTATGATTAAATGAACAGGTATAGTAATGATCTTTTGATGTTAGTGGAATACTAGAGTTAGCATGCGAACGAACTTTTTGTGGGGTTCACTTAATGgggtttttcattaaaatatgatTTAAGATTCCACGTAAGCAAAATAGGTAAGTCTAATAGAAGCTTTGAAGGTTAGGATAATTTCACAAGAGATAAAGTAATAGATGAATGACTTTCTCGtcattaaaacacaaaaaaacaaaacTGACTTTGTTAGGTTAGTTTCATTACTTTTTTTGATGAAGTAATAAGAAATTTCATTGCTGGCATCAAGAAGATGCAGAATAGTACAAAAAGTTAGAGAATGACAATAGTTCATTAGCacaaacaaaaaaggctacacTAGTACCAGGGCGTTAACAAAGTTCAAAAAGTTCTCAAGGGAATCTATTACTTGGATGACCGTATAAGGAATTAACTCTGTCATGATGATATAATGCGCAGGAAGAAACTGGTGGTGTTCTTCTTTCGCTGTATGCGTTGTAGTGCTTTCCTTGTCAGTCGCCATGTTTTTTTTTTACTGCTGGATTTCCTTTTCCATAATTACTTTGACTTGCTGCACTTGATCTGAGGGTCTTTCGGAatcaacctctctacctccatgaggtagtggtaaggtatGTGTACCCTATCCGGACTCCACTGGATATGCTGTTATATTGTGAACTAGgataaaattatttgaagatcattttctctttcaatggATAATGGAAGGCATTCCTCCCCCCACTCTCACACACTTATATTTCAAAGAAGTAATAGTTATTTATCAGAAATAAAATCTTTTAAGCTTATTTCTGATGGAGATGCCAAATGTATGTAGTTGTTTAtagtatttgtttcaaaatatacTTGGCCTGTCTTATCTCAAGTAGTTGGTAACGGCTGTGATCTATGTGCTTCATGTGTCTACTGGAAGCTAATTTGACATCCTGATCCCTTTTCCAGTTTGGCAAAAACTCGAGGAAGAGAACCCAGAGTTTTTCAGGGCTTATTATGTGAGGCTGTCAGTGAAGGATCAAATTCAGAAATTCAATGACTTGCTTGATAGACAAGTTAAGTCGATGTATGTTACTGGATCCATTCCCGTGTCTAATGGATCTCAGATTCAACCAGGTACGACATGAATATCATAGATTCCCTATTGATCTTCTTGGAAATAATTATTATGCCCGTGTTTTTCTTTTCCATGATAAAATTCGTTATAGATCCCCACATTTCCATACAATCGAATATGATTTTAGGTTGGGTTAGTCAAAGGAAAGGTCTGAGGCTTTAAAGTGGCAGATTAAAATGTGAATCTTAGGGATAGTTGTGGGAAGGatttttttaggaaaagtgtCCAGAGGATCTGTCGTTGAGCTCTGTGATTGTGTTCTCAACTTGAGACCGTTCGAAGTtggtgatatggtaaaattaatTTCTGGATCTTGATATGTGAAACTGAGTTAAAGTAGTGAGAAATGGAGGAGCGATAACTGAAGCTTTGGCTTTCTCCAGATCATCACGCTAAGAGTCTCAAAATCTTCCTTTGTAAAAACTTTGGATAAATTAATGAAGTTGATAGATCCTTCATTTACCTGACTACATTGCCAACATATTATGACAACATCACTGATCTTTGGATTTATGGGTTTACCGGTTTTGTACATTTCTAGGCTTTCACAGTTGTAGTTCGTATAATCATAAAATACCTTTATTTGCTGCCCTTGGATTCGTTTCTACAGTTTATATCCTAAAAACTGGTGAATAAGATTCCTTTAGGAATGTTCAGCTTGCCCTCGATATATTGGGTTTAACTAAAATTTACTTGCTCCAAAATGCTAAAAAGTGGTAGGAGCTTAAAATCTTTTTAAGTGATACACAAAAATGGGTTTGGTTCCGTAGTAGGGACATATGCAGGATGTATGGATAAGGGCACATGTCACGTGTTCGAACCCTTCCACATAAGGAGCCTAGTATTTATGCGGGTGCATGATAGAGAGTCGGACCCATACTCCCCCAAATGCCAAACCTGTGAGCCTAGTGAGATTGCGAGACTCATGGGAGATTACTTGgttattaaaaaagatgaaaCTAATCTGAACTTTTAACTAATATATACTTTCAGATATTTCAAACAATCCCCTCAAATCAGTTTTATTAATTCATCTCTTTGACATTCCAATTGTAGAAAAATCTAATTTAACCATTTAAGCTCACATGTGCTAAAGCCATGAACAGCTATTCTCTTTCCGCACTTTATCTGGTACTGCATCTTGCACCCCCCTCCAATgaggaaaaaatgaaaaggaaaaaaaaagaagagaaccCCGTCACATGTGGTGGTGTATTTGGTATTAACCATATACTTTGGGTGTGTTTTTACCTCTAGTCGACAATTATTACACTCAATCGAACAGTATATGTTTTGATAAGCATTATTAAGCAGGTTAAATTCTTAGTTACTAGAAATTTCAGTTGTGATACACCTGTGGTATATATGGCTAAGTGCAAAGGTCGGAATTGCCTATGATCAAGTTCCACGCCTCGATTAGGGATTGCCAAGAAAACTGTTGTGATAACCCCTGTGAGCAGTCATGGATAAACAAACAATCTGCTCCCGTTTTCTTATTGGGTTGTTTGCTTTAGTCTAAGTTGTGCGGACTCTTCATTTTTTATGCCGCAGCCGTGTtgtattcttcaaaaatacactaatttTGGCAAATCCGACacacccattgacatttttgatGAGTCCGGGCAACATAGGCTTTAGTGAATAGATGCATGTTAGACATGAGATAAGCATGttatttgtattgttattttagtttacctttttattttgtctAGATTCAGGGTGGAGTGTACATTGCTGCTCTGAAATTAAACACATCCTGGGCATTTGTATACGTGTTATATTGCTTTAAATTTTGTATGACTTCATCCTTTTAAATACTGGTATCACATGTTGACAGTGCCACAGAGCATAACATGCCAAGCCACAGAGCATGCTGCGCCCAATGTGAAGCTTGACAACATGCACCAGACTATTAATGGCAATTTACCTCGTGCTTACACCAATGGTGTGTCGTCAGTCCAATCATATGCGCAAGCTGCTATAGACGTTTCTGCTCATGCAAGAAGCATTGATGTATCACAAAACATGCTATTGCCTCGGAGTGCAAACCTGGGAATGATGCAAGGACCAAATGGGGGGATGATCAAACCAGCTGGTTATTCAGGCAAATATGGTGGCGAGGGCATTCTCCTGCAGGACCGTTCTGGAACTGGGAATCCATCTATTTCACATTTCAGCAGTGTAGTGTCAAGCGTGCAACCATTGAATGAGAATCCCTTGGGCGCTGATACTTCTGCCTTTGGTTTCTTGGGACAGATCCCTCGAAACTTCAGTTTGTCCGACTTAACAGCTGATTTTACCGACAGTTCTGGTTTGTGCTTCCTTCTCTTCCGGATTAATATCTTGATCAATTTCACATTGTTATATGTTTCAACTTTCCGTTCTATACAGAAATTTTAGAGGGCTACTCTGGATCAGCTTTCCTACCACCAGATACTAACAACTTTTTGAATCCGCAGGGTAGAGGAGAACATCAAGGTTAGTTGTGTCATGCGTGGCATCATCTGACATTTTCTTTAGCTTTAGTATATACCTGTACTAACACCTGTCCTCTTCTGGCAGACGTTAGCGGTTTGGATGCTGCATCAGAAGGCTTGAGTTATGACGATTTCTCCAGCGATTGAATGATAATGCAGATTACTATCTTGCACAGTTACCCCATCTATTTAATTTCATCAGGTTTAGGGGGTTATAGTTTGTTCAAGTATTGTAGCTCAATGTCCATAGCGAAGCAAGTTGTGCTTTAAGACTGTTTGCTGCTTGCTCTTTTCGTTAAACTGTTTTAGCACCTATTGACATGGTTTTATGATTGTATCAACTTCCAATGTTTGCAAGTCCAATTGCTTGTGAATGGAATTGTGCTTGTGAAAGTATTGATTCATGTGGTTAGACTGAGTACACCCGGCGGAACACTCTCTTGCCCCTCTCACTGAGTAGCTAGTGTGCCATGCCCGCCGGTCTGCAAGCTACTAGGTTTCTTTCACTAAGTTGCTCGGGATTCTATTCTAGATACAACTTACTTACCTATGATGTTTTGATTCACAAGGTAACTCATCTATGTAAAATAGCTGAAAGCCGACGTGAAAAGTTGTTTCCACAAGTTCagtggcggatccaggatttAGGAGTCGTGGGTAAGTCCATGGAGGTTTGAACAAACATATGATGCCCCAAGCTTTAAGTTCAGCTTGGAAGCCGCCTTTTTAAATTCTATATCAATTTTATACATTTCTTTTATAATTGTACCTAGTTTGTATCGGGTGCATCGGGTTTAGCAGGTGTCGGAGTATCACAAAATTGCTCATAGGTTGGCCTGTCCACAATGTTACGTTACATGGTAGACTTATAACCAACTCAATCGGAAACCTTAATTCGAGAGATCAAACTAGCATGGATAATATCGTAAAGTCGGAGAGGAAGAAGAATGCTATCATAGAGGGATCAGCGTGTAAACTTGAAGGGCTAGGGAACTCTGAGCGGTCATTTAGGAGTTTGGTTAGCAACCCATCAGTGTAAACTTGAAGGGCTAGGGAACTCTGAGCGGTCATTTAGGAGTTTGGTTAGCAACCCATCAGTCTTTCCTAACCTGTCAGAGTCCAATCGAAGAGATAACTAAGGATTCAATCAAAGGGACTTGGTGGATCTTCCAGTTTTTCATATCAGCGATTCAATCAAAGGGACTTGGTGGATCTTCCAGTTTTTCATATCAGCGAACTAGATATAATCGaagtttagaattttattttgcTAAAGGATTTTTTGTTTATCAAAGCAAAAGTCACAGTGTGACCTAGTGGCCAATGAAGTGAATTACCCAATGAGACATTAATAGATTTTAGTCACCTATTATCCTTTCTATTACTGAtcccaaaaatttatttataataagttCCACCTTTCACTATTCAATCCtaaaatgcatttatatttctaAAACTTTTGCTATTTACTTTGATTTCTTAAATGTTGTATGAGTATaacgtttaaaaaaaaaaaaaaaaaacctaaactaccttttttttttacaaagttTATACTTTATGACTATTCATTATACTCTTTAACCATCTAAACTATTACCCTCTTTAAATTGAAACACGCTTTGATGCCTTAATGCTCCGTTGAACAAAATTTTGTTACCAATCGAGATTTGTTTTAACAtaaagaaagtgaaagttgagaTATAAAACTCACGAAAATATGATAGGTTAGGTAGGTTAATAGAATAACGAACAACTAAGATATGAAATTGCAAAAATATAATAGTTTCGATGTATTTTTGCCATTTActcatataataatttttacaccATTAACCTCCTATAGTAGTACttcctcctttttattttatgtgacatATTTTGATTGGAtatgaagtttaaaaaataatggaagactTGATGATGTTTACTAAAttgacttttattaaaaaaatatactattacTATGTTTAATTAAGTGAGACCTTATAAATAGGACTAATAAAAGTTAAAGAGTCAttgtgtttttaaaattttatcaaataagaaaatgtgactttttttttttttggacgaaccaaaaagaaaagtatgcggcataaaatgggacagagggGAAGTATATTTGTTCAAATAATATAAAGATGACAAATTGGACCCAATACGTAATTTTCAAGATAGTTTTGGGGGTTAAATAAGACTAAACGGATTTTCATAGAGTTAACTGAAAATTTATAAAACCACCATGCTTTCTCATAATTATAACACACAACTGAAACCAGTGAAGGCTCCAGCAACCTAGGCGAAGCTCAAAGGTAAGCACAATCAAAAAATCCTTTTTGTTTTTGGGTTTtgttgtgtgtgtgtggggggggggggggggggaaaaaaaATGgtttgtgggggggggggggggggaaaagttttttgtgggggggggggggggttgggtAAAAGTTGACTCTTGAACTTGGGGATTTAGGTTTGGCTAATGAAATTTAATCTGTGTTCTTGATTTTCATGATTGTTGTatctttaaagtggattttgttAAATTCTTTTGCCAAAATTTTCAGTCTTGGTTACTAGAATTCCTCAATTTCATTATTAGAGGGAGGGAGGGTGGGTGGGGTTGGGGGGGAGGGGAGGTATTTTACCATACTGGATTCTTTTTGTTGTGTTAAGAGTGATTAGAGTctcacattggttggggaatggacggGCGGTCTGTTTATATGGACTTGTGCAATCGTTCACTTGTGAGCTAATTTTTCGGTTTGAGTTACGTCCATATGTCATATCTATTACGTGGTATAGAGTCAAGTCTGTCCTTGTTTAGGCTTATGGGTCCACGCTTCAATTGGGTCTGGGCGTGAAGAGGGAGGTGGGGGTGTTAGAATGGTTTAGAGTCTCCCATTGGTTGGCGAACGGATGGGTTGTCTGCTTATATAGACTTGGGCAATCGTCCCTTCAAGAGCTAG
Coding sequences:
- the LOC107843886 gene encoding uncharacterized protein LOC107843886 isoform X2: MTSGEVKKVSRQDIQLVQNLIERCLQLYMNQKEVVSTLLQQAKIEPDFTELVWQKLEEENPEFFRAYYVRLSVKDQIQKFNDLLDRQVKSMYVTGSIPVSNGSQIQPVPQSITCQATEHAAPNVKLDNMHQTINGNLPRAYTNGVSSVQSYAQAAIDVSAHARSIDVSQNMLLPRSANLGMMQGPNGGMIKPAGYSGKYGGEGILLQDRSGTGNPSISHFSSVVSSVQPLNENPLGADTSAFGFLGQIPRNFSLSDLTADFTDSSG
- the LOC107843886 gene encoding uncharacterized protein LOC107843886 isoform X1, encoding MTSGEVKKVSRQDIQLVQNLIERCLQLYMNQKEVVSTLLQQAKIEPDFTELVWQKLEEENPEFFRAYYVRLSVKDQIQKFNDLLDRQVKSMYVTGSIPVSNGSQIQPVPQSITCQATEHAAPNVKLDNMHQTINGNLPRAYTNGVSSVQSYAQAAIDVSAHARSIDVSQNMLLPRSANLGMMQGPNGGMIKPAGYSGKYGGEGILLQDRSGTGNPSISHFSSVVSSVQPLNENPLGADTSAFGFLGQIPRNFSLSDLTADFTDSSEILEGYSGSAFLPPDTNNFLNPQGRGEHQDVSGLDAASEGLSYDDFSSD